GACGATTTCGCCCTTTGCGTCGATCTCTTCGCGGCCCTTGGTGGGGACGTTTCCGACGCTGGTGATCCGGCCACCATCGATGGCAATATCGGCTTCCCGGCCGGGCGCTCCTGTTCCGTCGACGACGAAACCATTGCGAATGACGAGATCATGGGTCATGGGCGTTCCTCCGTTCGGCCTGCTCTTATGGCAGGCCTGTCTGGCTAGAGAGAAACGCCCCTGACGTTTGGTAAGTCAATCGGAACCGCAGTCCCGAAAACCGCCTAAGCAGCCGGGCAGGTGCCTGTGTCTTCCATGCTGTTATCGATGCGGTCGATCACGTCACCAATCATGCGGACGCCAGCCATGGTGCCCTGCGCTGCTTCGCCTTCCGCGTCGGTCATGGCGGCGCTCATCATGCGGCTGACGACATCTTCGGCGCCTTCACCGCTGGCTTCCATGCCGTCGGTCACTTCTTCAAGCGTGATGAGCATCTGCGCACGCTCGTCTTCCGGGCTATTGTCGATGACGTCCACGAAGCACGCGCAGAAGCCTTCCGTGTCGGTGCCCATGTCGACGAAGCTTTCCTGCGCTTCCGGGTCGCTTGCGAGGATCAGGCAGTCGGCTTCCAGCGCGGCCACGTCATCGACTTCTGGCGCTTGAGCTTCCTCGGCCGCCTCGATCACGGTTTCGTCTGCGGTTTCAGCGCTTTCGACCGGGTCGGTTTCGCCGCCGCCGCAAGCTGCAAGCGCGAGACCGGCAACGGCCGCGCTAAGGATTTGGAATTTCATGGCTTAAGCCCCCAAAGTTGCAAGGATGCGGCAATCCAAAAGGCTGCCGGATACATTGTCCAGCGATTTCAGGCTCTCAGGCAAAATGCTTGGACAGTTTGAGCCGCTGGCCCTGATAATTGCTCGACTTGCCGCCATAGAGCGCGGCCGGCTCGCCTGCCATGTCCTCATAGACGAGCTTTGCAACCGGCTGGCCGTGCTCGAGGATGAAGGGCACATCGCGTGAGCGAACCTCCAGAACGGCGCGCGAGCCGCCTGCATTCGTCCCGAAGCCCGGATCGAAGAAGCCAGCATAATGCGCACGAAACTCACCCAGTTCCGGCGCGACCGGGGCCATTTCGGCGGCCTGGCCGGGGGCGACGCTGACGCTTTCACGTGAAGCGAGGATATAGAAATCCTCAGGATTGAGCACGACTCGCCCCTTATGCGGGAAAAGCGGCTCCCAATAGTCAGCCACCTCATGGCCGCCAATAGCGCGAAGGTCGATCAGTCCGGCATGATGCTTGGCGCGCCAGCCAACTGGTTTGCCATCTGCGGCCTCCATGTCGATGGAGACGATCAGGTCGCTGACATTCTGCGGCTTGCCGCGGCGAAGACGCAGCTGGGCGAGCCGATCACCGGGCCGCGCGAGGATGGAATAGGTCCGCGGACTGATTTCCAGCCAGAGTGGGCCGTCATAGCCTTCCTGAATGTCGTCGAATGCATTGGCGCGGTCGGTGACGAGCCGGGTGAAAACATCGATCCGCCCGGTAGAACTTTTTGGGTTCGCGCGCCCTGAAATGCCGTCCGGCAGGCGTACGGTTTCCATCAGCGGGACGAGATAGACGCAGCCTGTTTCCAGCACGGCGCCTGCATCGGTCAGCGGGATTTCATGCAGCGCAAGGCCCGGCTCTTCCAGAACGTCGGTGACCCGGCGGCGATCGCCCGGCAGGAAGCTTGCCCGGATGCGATAGGCGACAGTGCCTAGACGAAGATCGAGGCTGGCAGGCTGGATCTGATCGGCGTCCAGCGGCCGGTCAGCCCTGATCGAGCCTTTCCCGAACAGCTCTTTCAATTCCCCGTCGGGCAGGACGCCCTGTCTTGGCTCAACCATGCCTTGATCCTTTTCCGTCAAGAGGCTTAAGACGGACCGCTCATGTTTGGAAGGATGAAGTCCATGGCGGCTGAAGATGGCAAGGACTGGAAACCAGCGACGAAACTCGTGCGCGGTGGCACGATGCGGTCCGAGTTCGGGGAGACCTCCGAAGCGATCTACCTGACCTCTGGCTATGCGTATGACAGCGCTGAGCAGGCGGCCCGCCGCATGTCCGGCGAAGAGGAAGGCTATGTCTATTCGCGCTATGCCAACCCGACGGTCCGTATGCTGGAAAACCGGCTCGCCATGCTGGAAGGCGCAGAGACAGCCCGCGTGACCTCGTCGGGCATGGGCGCCATCTCGAC
This genomic interval from Thalassovita mediterranea contains the following:
- a CDS encoding 2'-deoxycytidine 5'-triphosphate deaminase, with the translated sequence MVEPRQGVLPDGELKELFGKGSIRADRPLDADQIQPASLDLRLGTVAYRIRASFLPGDRRRVTDVLEEPGLALHEIPLTDAGAVLETGCVYLVPLMETVRLPDGISGRANPKSSTGRIDVFTRLVTDRANAFDDIQEGYDGPLWLEISPRTYSILARPGDRLAQLRLRRGKPQNVSDLIVSIDMEAADGKPVGWRAKHHAGLIDLRAIGGHEVADYWEPLFPHKGRVVLNPEDFYILASRESVSVAPGQAAEMAPVAPELGEFRAHYAGFFDPGFGTNAGGSRAVLEVRSRDVPFILEHGQPVAKLVYEDMAGEPAALYGGKSSNYQGQRLKLSKHFA